A part of Sugiyamaella lignohabitans strain CBS 10342 chromosome D, complete sequence genomic DNA contains:
- the VAS1 gene encoding valine--tRNA ligase (Mitochondrial and cytoplasmic valyl-tRNA synthetase; GO_component: GO:0005737 - cytoplasm [Evidence IEA,IEA]; GO_component: GO:0005737 - cytoplasm [Evidence IMP] [PMID 3275649]; GO_component: GO:0005739 - mitochondrion [Evidence IEA,IEA]; GO_component: GO:0005739 - mitochondrion [Evidence IDA] [PMID 14576278]; GO_component: GO:0005739 - mitochondrion [Evidence IDA] [PMID 16823961]; GO_component: GO:0005739 - mitochondrion [Evidence IMP] [PMID 3275649]; GO_function: GO:0005524 - ATP binding [Evidence IEA,IEA]; GO_function: GO:0002161 - aminoacyl-tRNA editing activity [Evidence IEA]; GO_function: GO:0004812 - aminoacyl-tRNA ligase activity [Evidence IEA,IEA]; GO_function: GO:0016874 - ligase activity [Evidence IEA]; GO_function: GO:0000166 - nucleotide binding [Evidence IEA,IEA]; GO_function: GO:0004832 - valine-tRNA ligase activity [Evidence IEA,IEA]; GO_function: GO:0004832 - valine-tRNA ligase activity [Evidence ISS] [PMID 3294828]; GO_function: GO:0004832 - valine-tRNA ligase activity [Evidence IDA] [PMID 782885]; GO_process: GO:0006450 - regulation of translational fidelity [Evidence IEA]; GO_process: GO:0006418 - tRNA aminoacylation for protein translation [Evidence IEA]; GO_process: GO:0006412 - translation [Evidence IEA]; GO_process: GO:0006438 - valyl-tRNA aminoacylation [Evidence IEA]; GO_process: GO:0006438 - valyl-tRNA aminoacylation [Evidence IDA] [PMID 782885]): MSDSKIEDKSAAIAAATTADGAAAPPKTEKELEKERKKAEKLAKFQAKEAKKKAAAAKSEAKKAKEPAASPAPAAAPVAQFVDKTVPGEKKILVSLDDPALKAYNPHIVESSWYDWWKKEGLFEPEFTEDGKIKPEGHFVVPAPPPNVTGALHIGHALTIAIQDSLIRFNRMRGKTTLFIPGFDHAGISTQSVVEKMLWNKNKITRHDLGREKFVDTVWEWKEEYHERIRKQVERLGASYDWSKEAFTLDDKRSKAVVEAFVRFFDDGTIYRANRLVNWCVALNTTLSNLEVENKDIAGRTQLSVPGYKEPVEFGVITSFAYPLEGSDEKIVVATTRPETMFGDTGIAVHPEDPRYKHLHGKFALHPFLDRKIPIITDSEAVDMEFGTGAVKITPSHDPNDYQTGKRHNLEFINIMNDDGTLNENAGDFNGVKRFDARKLVIEKLKEKELFIDQQENPMTIPFCTKSGDVIEPIMKPQWWVSQKEQAIEAIKAVKDGKITIVPKTSENEFFHWVNNIQDWCISRQLWWGHRCPVYFVNRENSTEEQQDRSDASNWVAGRDLEEAQKKAEAKFPNVKFTLEQDEDVLDTWFSAGLWPLTTLEWPNTKSVDLKNFYPMSLLETGWDILFFWVVRMIMMCMKLSGEVPFTEVFCHSLIRDAQGRKMSKSLGNVIDPLDVIAGIPLQGLHDKLRQGNLDPRETKKAEEGQKISFPNGIPECGTDALRFALCAYTTGGRDINLDIYRIEGYRKFCNKIYQATKFALMRLGDDYVPPASGNPSGKESLVEKWILHKLSTASKIATEALDKRDFLEATNVIYNFWLYEFCDIYIENSKYLILEGTPEEKLSAQNTLYTCLSSALELIHPFMPFITEELWQRLPRRPNDTTKSIVKASYPSLQAFDLEAESAYNLILEVVKGARSLLAQYGILKNATIIVQAADSKTYKIVADQEASILSLVKAAAKLEVTDSTTAPSGSVTSVISPECSVFVVVRGLVDFDAEIAKAQQKIEKTEKQKQSLEKSMSVKDYEIKVRKDVQESNTKRLENFNAEIAGLEATIANFQRLKLD; encoded by the coding sequence ATGTCCGATAGTAAAATTGAAGACAAATCGGCTGCTATTGCGGCTGCTACAActgctgatggtgctgctgctccccCAAAGACTGAgaaagagcttgaaaaAGAGCGTAAAAAGGCTGAGAAACTCGCCAAGTTTCAAGCCAAAGAGgctaagaagaaggctgctgctgctaagtCTGAAGCTAAGAAGGCAAAGGAACCTGCTGCTtctccagctcctgctgctgctcccgTTGCTCAGTTCGTTGATAAAACTGTCCCTGGtgaaaagaagattctCGTTAGCTTGGATGACCCTGCCCTAAAGGCCTATAACCCTCACATTGTTGAGTCTTCTTGGTACGATTGGTGGAAGAAGGAGGGATTGTTTGAGCCTGAGTTTACTGAGGATGGCAAAATTAAACCGGAGGGACATTTTGTTGTGCCCGCTCCTCCTCCCAATGTCACCGGAGCCCTACACATTGGACATGCCCTTACAATTGCGATCCAGGACTCTTTGATCAGATTCAACCGTATGAGGGGCAAGACCACTTTGTTTATCCCCGGATTCGACCATGCCGGTATTTCAACTCAATCAGTTGTTGAGAAGATGCTCTggaataaaaataagatCACGCGTCACGATCTTGGAAGAGAGAAGTTTGTTGACACAGTCTGGGAGTGGAAGGAAGAGTACCATGAGCGTATTCGTAAACAAGTCGAGAGATTAGGTGCTTCTTATGACTGGTCCAAGGAGGCATTCACTCTTGACGACAAGCGTTCCAAGGCCGTTGTCGAAGCTTTTGTTAGATTTTTCGATGATGGTACTATCTACCGTGCTAACCGTCTTGTCAACTGGTGTGTTGCTCTCAATACCACCTTGTCCAATTTAGAGGTCGAGAACAAGGATATCGCTGGTCGTACTCAATTGTCTGTTCCTGGTTATAAGGAGCCTGTCGAATTTGGTGTTATTACTTCTTTTGCCTATCCTTTGGAAGGTTCTGATGAAAAGATTGTCGTTGCAACCACTCGTCCGGAAACCATGTTTGGTGATACTGGTATTGCCGTTCACCCGGAGGATCCCAGATATAAGCATTTGCATGGAAAGTTTGCTTTACATCCCTTCTTGGACCGTAAAATCCCCATTATCACCGATTCTGAGGCTGTTGATATGGAGTTCGGTACTGGTGCTGTCAAGATCACTCCTTCTCACGATCCCAATGATTACCAAACTGGTAAGCGTCATAATCTTGAGttcatcaatatcatgaATGATGATGGTACTCTGAATGAGAATGCGGGTGATTTCAACGGTGTTAAGAGATTTGATGCCAGAAAATTGGTTATTGAAAAACTGAAGGAGAAAGAGTTGTTCATCGACCAACAAGAAAACCCAATGACTATCCCATTCTGTACCAAGTCTGGTGATGTTATTGAACCCATCATGAAGCCTCAATGGTGGGTTTCTCAAAAGGAACAAGCCATTGAGGCCATTAAGGCCGTTAAGGATGGTAAGATCACTATTGTCCCCAAGACGTCGGAGAATGAGTTCTTCCACTGGGTTAACAACATTCAGGATTGGTGTATCTCGCGTCAACTGTGGTGGGGTCACAGATGTCCTGTTTACTTTGTTAATCGTGAGAATTCCACCGAAGAGCAGCAAGACAGAAGTGATGCTTCTAACTGGGTTGCTGGTCGTGATCTTGAAGAGGCTCAAAAGAAGGCTGAAGCCAAGTTCCCCAATGTTAAGTTCACTCTTGAACAAGACGAGGATGTTCTTGACACATGGTTCTCTGCCGGTTTATGGCCTCTGACAACTCTTGAGTGGCCTAACACCAAGTCTGTCGACCTTAAGAACTTTTACCCAATGTCCTTGCTCGAGACTGGTTGGGATATTCTGTTCTTCTGGGTTGTGCGTATGATTATGATGTGTATGAAGTTGTCTGGAGAAGTTCCTTTTACTGAGGTTTTCTGTCACTCGCTTATTCGTGATGCTCAGGGCCGTAAGATGTCAAAGTCTTTGGGTAACGTCATTGATCCCTTGGACGTCATTGCTGGTATTCCTTTACAAGGTTTGCACGATAAACTCCGCCAAGGAAATCTCGACCCTCGTGAAACGAAAAAGGCTGAGGAGGGTCAAAAAATCTCGTTCCCCAACGGTATTCCCGAGTGTGGTACTGACGCTCTTCGTTTTGCCCTTTGTGCCTACACTACCGGTGGACGTGACATCAACTTGGATATCTACCGTATTGAAGGTTACAGAAAGTTCTGTAACAAGATCTACCAGGCTACCAAATTTGCTCTTATGAGACTTGGAGATGACTACGTTCCTCCTGCCTCTGGCAACCCCTCAGGAAAGGAAAGCCTTGTCGAAAAGTGGATTCTTCACAAGCTGTCGACCGCCAGCAAGATCGCTACCGAAGCTCTAGACAAACGTGACTTCCTTGAAGCCACGAATGTGATTTACAACTTCTGGCTTTATGAATTCTGTGATATCTACATTGAGAACTCTAAATACTTGATTTTGGAAGGTACTCCTGAAGAGAAATTATCTGCTCAAAACACCCTGTATACTTGTCTGTCGAGTGCTCTTGAGCTTATCCATCCCTTCATGCCTTTTATTACTGAAGAATTGTGGCAAAGACTTCCCAGAAGACCAAATGACACCACTAAATCCATTGTCAAGGCTTCCTACCCTAGTCTTCAGGCCTTTGACCTTGAAGCCGAGTCTGCTTACAACCTCATTCTCGAGGTTGTCAAGGGTGCTCGTTCTCTCCTTGCTCAGTATGgtattttgaagaatgCCACGATTATTGTCCAGGCTGCTGATAGCAAAACCTACAAGATTGTGGCTGACCAAGAAGCCAGTATCTTGTCTCTTgtcaaggctgctgctaagcTGGAGGTGACTGATTCTACCACCGCTCCTTCAGGTTCTGTTACGTCTGTTATTTCACCTGAGTGTAGTGTCTTCGTTGTTGTTCGGGGACTTGTTGATTTCGATGCCGAGATCGCTAAGGCCCAACAAAAGATTGAAAAGACTgagaagcagaaacagTCGCTTGAGAAGTCCATGTCTGTCAAGGACTACGAGATCAAGGTTCGTAAGGACGTCCAAGAATCTAACACTAAACGTTTGGAGAATTTCAATGCTGAGATTGCTGGACTTGAGGCTACAATCGCCAATTTCCAAAGACTCAAGTTGGATTAG
- the ECM16 gene encoding Ecm16p (Essential DEAH-box ATP-dependent RNA helicase specific to U3 snoRNP; predominantly nucleolar in distribution; required for 18S rRNA synthesis; GO_component: GO:0030686 - 90S preribosome [Evidence IDA] [PMID 12150911]; GO_component: GO:0005739 - mitochondrion [Evidence IDA] [PMID 14576278]; GO_component: GO:0005739 - mitochondrion [Evidence IDA] [PMID 16823961]; GO_component: GO:0005730 - nucleolus [Evidence IEA]; GO_component: GO:0005730 - nucleolus [Evidence IDA] [PMID 10982841]; GO_component: GO:0005730 - nucleolus [Evidence IDA] [PMID 22842922]; GO_component: GO:0005634 - nucleus [Evidence IEA]; GO_component: GO:0030529 - ribonucleoprotein complex [Evidence IEA]; GO_component: GO:0032040 - small-subunit processome [Evidence IDA] [PMID 12068309]; GO_function: GO:0005524 - ATP binding [Evidence IEA,IEA]; GO_function: GO:0008026 - ATP-dependent helicase activity [Evidence IEA]; GO_function: GO:0003723 - RNA binding [Evidence IEA]; GO_function: GO:0003724 - RNA helicase activity [Evidence IDA] [PMID 10982841]; GO_function: GO:0004386 - helicase activity [Evidence IEA,IEA]; GO_function: GO:0016787 - hydrolase activity [Evidence IEA]; GO_function: GO:0003676 - nucleic acid binding [Evidence IEA]; GO_function: GO:0000166 - nucleotide binding [Evidence IEA]; GO_process: GO:0006200 - ATP catabolic process [Evidence IEA]; GO_process: GO:0000462 - maturation of SSU-rRNA from tricistronic rRNA transcript (SSU-rRNA, 5.8S rRNA, LSU-rRNA) [Evidence IMP] [PMID 16449634]; GO_process: GO:0006364 - rRNA processing [Evidence IEA]; GO_process: GO:0042254 - ribosome biogenesis [Evidence IEA]; GO_process: GO:0042254 - ribosome biogenesis [Evidence IDA,TAS] [PMID 10982841]), with translation MKSLKTLGTRSETKRDKVEEALMLEKLGKGTEETQAILYEEREVKEWTEEDSPFGNMVTNEFDTDKMDEDEQPKTSSFIDHRPKGPQGMGFGFQTATKITSKKAKPKYNWRARLEQEKARKRGIEMYGDGSSDENSSENSDQDSEDDGSSDGTGDDVEEDEEDEEWAGFEDDGAKATSINGNGLNRSIDVDDEQDFEEDDDNEDDDDEDDEDEEEDEEDDGKSKGQQFKEWANQMINPESERIETPVFKGTYTPLDRSEDKEALPSEYVVPEKAVDRKAYYVNVERSDEIQQARIQLPVVSEEQRIMEAIHNNDTVVICGETGSGKTTQVPQFLFEAGYGHPESKTPGMIGITQPRRVAAVSMSNRVSNELGNYGSKVGYQIRFDATVKPDTAMKFMTDGVLLRELTTDFALTKYSCIIIDEAHERNINTDILIGVLSRVVSLRKEMSSNPDSKLSPLKLVIMSATLRVSDFTENSSLFPNPPPVLKVEARQFPVSVHFNRRTPHDYLDETYKKAVKIHQKLPPGGILIFLTGQNEINQVCRKLKQAFPFKKGHKLAATETSVKVRVSAQESVTEVEDIDFGLEETLQPERRVTSDDIVDDYDEDDEEEEEGFEETIEEGQDINAPLHVLPLYSLLPTKEQMKVFQEVPAGSRLCVVATNVAETSLTIPGIRYVVDCGRSKERHYDEETGVQSFRVSWTSKASADQRAGRAGRTGPGHCYRIFSSAVFERDFNQFSKPEILRMPIEGLVLQMKSMGIDNILNFPFPTPPPANSLGKGLRLLQFLGALSQADKPLLTELGKSMSLFPLTPRFAKMLIISNQHGCLPYIIAIVAALTVGEPFLTQEEVGINIISGQGNESDDDDDDAENDISIELKEANRRLRSEYFGALQRFSALDFKCDALKTLAAVCAFDFDKDRESFCKKNFLRFKAMEEISKLRKQLAYLVAVNTRPNAVDSTVQKLNAKLGPPSAVQIKALKQMIAAGFIDQVAGRADIVGTDEIKSKQRVITFPYIPLFPTSVANIDPYQARDPYVYIHPGSILANGGGAPPEYIIYASVHVNEGHRAGQTPKVRMKPLTDITPSQLSNVARSSALITYSKPLGPPYGPRSITPTKRECWVVPRFGAAIGSGSVGWDLPAKKVIQEKDGTNWVVTSDA, from the coding sequence ATGAAAAGTTTAAAAACGCTCGGTACTAGAAGTGAAACGAAGCGAGATAAAGTGGAAGAGGCATTGATGTTAGAAAAATTAGGCAAAGGAACTGAAGAAACGCAGGCAATTCTatatgaagaaagagaagtaAAAGAGTGGACTGAAGAAGACTCACCTTTTGGTAACATGGTAACGAATGAGTTTGATACAGATAAGATGGATGAAGACGAACAACCCAAAACATCATCTTTTATTGACCATCGTCCCAAGGGTCCTCAAGGAATGGGCTTTGGATTCCAGACtgcaacaaaaataacatCCAAAAAAGCCAAACCAAAGTACAATTGGAGAGCTCGATTGGAACAAGAAAAGGCCCGAAAGCGAGGAATCGAAATGTATGGAGATGGAAGCAGCGATGAAAACTCAAGTGAGAATTCAGACCAAGATTCAGAAGATGATGGGTCTAGCGACGGTACTGGAGATGAcgttgaagaagacgaggaagacgaagagTGGGCTGGATTTGAGGACGATGGTGCTAAAGCTACCTCTATCAATGGGAATGGTCTAAACAGATCCATTGATGTCGATGATGAGCAAGACTTTgaggaagacgacgacaatgaagacgatgacgatgaagatgacgaagatgaggaagaagatgaagaagatgacggTAAGTCAAAAGGCCAGCAGTTTAAGGAATGGGCGAACCAAATGATCAATCCCGAGAGCGAGCGTATCGAAACACCTGTGTTCAAGGGTACCTATACTCCCCTTGACCGTTCTGAAGATAAGGAAGCGCTACCTTCTGAGTACGTTGTTCCAGAGAAAGCTGTTGATAGAAAAGCATACTACGTCAACGTTGAGAGATCAGATGAAATCCAACAAGCTAGAATCCAGCTACCAGTTGTAAGCGAGGAACAGAGAATCATGGAGGCAATTCACAATAATGACACGGTCGTGATTTGTGGTGAAACTGGTAGTGGTAAAACTACGCAAGTTCCACAGTTTCTATTTGAAGCAGGTTATGGCCACCCTGAAAGCAAGACACCAGGAATGATAGGAATCACCCAGCCAAGGCGTGTCGCAGCTGTCAGCATGTCCAATCGTGTGAGCAATGAACTAGGCAATTATGGTAGCAAAGTCGGTTATCAAATTAGATTTGATGCCACGGTTAAGCCTGATACAGCTATGAAGTTCATGACTGATGGTGTGCTTTTACGAGAATTGACCACAGACTTTGCCCTTACAAAATACAGttgtattattattgacgAAGCGCACGagagaaatatcaataccGATATCTTAATTGGTGTTTTGAGCAGAGTTGTATCACTTCGAAAGGAAATGAGTTCTAATCCCGATAGCAAGCTCAGCCCTTTGAAGCTAGTTATCATGTCGGCAACATTACGAGTATCTGACTTTACAGAAAACAGCTCTTTGTTCCCAAATCCACCACCCGTGTTAAAAGTTGAGGCTAGACAGTTTCCAGTTTCAGTTCATTTCAACAGAAGAACTCCTCATGATTATCTCGACGAGACGTATAAAAAGGCGGTCAAAATCCATCAAAAACTTCCCCCAGGAGGAATTCTCATTTTCCTGACCGGccaaaatgaaatcaatcaagtATGTCGTAAGCTAAAGCAAGCGTTTCCATTTAAGAAAGGGCACAAGCTTGCGGCCACCGAAACATCGGTGAAAGTTCGAGTTTCGGCCCAAGAATCTGTGACTGAGgttgaagatattgattttggtttagAAGAAACTCTCCAACCGGAAAGAAGGGTAACCTCTGATGACATTGTCGATGATtatgacgaagatgacgaagaggaagaagagggaTTTGAGGAGACAATTGAAGAGGGTCAAGATATCAACGCTCCATTGCATGTTCTACCCCTTTACTCGCTGTTACCTACCAAGGAGCAAATGAAGGTGTTCCAGGAGGTTCCTGCCGGCAGCCGTTTATGTGTTGTGGCTACCAATGTAGCCGAAACAAGTTTGACCATCCCAGGTATTCGATATGTTGTTGACTGTGGTAGGTCGAAAGAACGTCattatgatgaagagacTGGGGTTCAAAGTTTTAGAGTGTCGTGGACTTCTAAAGCTAGTGCTGATCAAAGAGCTGGTCGTGCCGGTCGTACTGGACCTGGTCATTGTTACCGCAtattttcttctgctgtatTTGAGCGCGATTTTAACCAATTCAGCAAGCCTGAAATTCTACGCATGCCAATCGAGGGTCTTGTGCTTCAGATGAAATCTATGGGCATTGATAACATTCTAAACTTTCCTTTCCCCACCCCCCCGCCTGCAAACAGTCTTGGAAAGGGTCTGAGATTGCTTCAGTTCTTAGGAGCTTTATCCCAAGCTGATAAGCCCCTGTTGACGGAACTTGGAAAGTCGATGAGTTTGTTTCCATTAACTCCGAGATTTGCGAAAATGCTTATCATTTCCAACCAGCATGGATGTTTGCCATATATTATTGCAATTgtagcagcattgacagTTGGAGAACCGTTTCTCACTCAGGAAGAAGTTGGAATCAACATAATTTCTGGTCAGGGAAATGAAagtgacgacgatgatgatgatgctgaaaaTGACATTAGTATAGAGCTTAAGGAGGCAAACAGAAGGCTCCGAAGTGAGTACTTTGGAGCACTTCAACGGTTTTCAGCACTTGACTTCAAGTGTGACGCTTTGAAGACACTAGCAGCTGTATGCGCATTTGACTTTGATAAGGATCGTGAAAGTTTCTGCAAGAAAAACTTTCTCCGTTTCAAGGCTATGGAAGAAATTTCTAAACTTCGTAAACAGTTGGCTTATCTTGTTGCAGTCAACACCCGTCcaaatgctgttgatagCACTGTTCAGAAACTCAATGCTAAACTTGGCCCCCCTTCAGCGGTTCAGATCAAAGCGCTCAAGCAAAtgattgctgctggatttATAGACCAAGTTGCTGGCAGAGCAGATATAGTTGGTACTGATGAGATCAAGTCAAAACAGCGGGTTATCACCTTCCCATATATCCCACTTTTCCCAACATCAGTTGCCAACATCGACCCTTATCAGGCACGCGATCCGTATGTATATATTCACCCAGGATCTATTCTTGCTAATGGCGGAGGAGCCCCTCCTGAGTACATTATTTACGCGTCAGTCCATGTAAATGAAGGACACAGAGCAGGACAGACACCTAAAGTGAGAATGAAGCCCCTAACGGACATCACACCTTCGCAACTTTCTAACGTTGCGCGGTCTTCTGCTTTAATTACATACTCGAAGCCCCTCGGACCACCATACGGTCCCAGAAGCATCACACCTACCAAGCGCGAGTGTTGGGTAGTTCCTAGatttggtgctgctattggCAGTGGCTCAGTAGGCTGGGACCTACCGGCGAAAAAAGTCATCCAGGAAAAAGATGGCACTAACTGGGTTGTCACGAGTGACGCATGA
- the ECM16 gene encoding Ecm16p (Essential DEAH-box ATP-dependent RNA helicase specific to U3 snoRNP; predominantly nucleolar in distribution; required for 18S rRNA synthesis; GO_component: GO:0030686 - 90S preribosome [Evidence IDA] [PMID 12150911]; GO_component: GO:0005739 - mitochondrion [Evidence IDA] [PMID 14576278]; GO_component: GO:0005739 - mitochondrion [Evidence IDA] [PMID 16823961]; GO_component: GO:0005730 - nucleolus [Evidence IEA]; GO_component: GO:0005730 - nucleolus [Evidence IDA] [PMID 10982841]; GO_component: GO:0005730 - nucleolus [Evidence IDA] [PMID 22842922]; GO_component: GO:0005634 - nucleus [Evidence IEA]; GO_component: GO:0030529 - ribonucleoprotein complex [Evidence IEA]; GO_component: GO:0032040 - small-subunit processome [Evidence IDA] [PMID 12068309]; GO_function: GO:0005524 - ATP binding [Evidence IEA,IEA]; GO_function: GO:0008026 - ATP-dependent helicase activity [Evidence IEA]; GO_function: GO:0003723 - RNA binding [Evidence IEA]; GO_function: GO:0003724 - RNA helicase activity [Evidence IDA] [PMID 10982841]; GO_function: GO:0004386 - helicase activity [Evidence IEA,IEA]; GO_function: GO:0016787 - hydrolase activity [Evidence IEA]; GO_function: GO:0003676 - nucleic acid binding [Evidence IEA]; GO_function: GO:0000166 - nucleotide binding [Evidence IEA]; GO_process: GO:0006200 - ATP catabolic process [Evidence IEA]; GO_process: GO:0000462 - maturation of SSU-rRNA from tricistronic rRNA transcript (SSU-rRNA, 5.8S rRNA, LSU-rRNA) [Evidence IMP] [PMID 16449634]; GO_process: GO:0006364 - rRNA processing [Evidence IEA]; GO_process: GO:0042254 - ribosome biogenesis [Evidence IEA]; GO_process: GO:0042254 - ribosome biogenesis [Evidence IDA,TAS] [PMID 10982841]) codes for MGKYRKRFNEKARSGMVAKQLALKKVRNKSFQQDDEEVQPTTTDVPLDPNAEVLLPLTTEEKMERKRQLEELLKPAETKMSSSKRKRLDKYIVSV; via the coding sequence ATGGGTAAATATCGAAAAAGATTTAATGAAAAGGCCAGGTCTGGCATGGTTGCGAAGCAACTGGCCTTGAAAAAGGTTAGAAATAAAAGTTTTCAACaggatgatgaggaagtGCAACCTACTACTACAGATGTGCCTTTGGACCCAAATGCAGAGGTTCTGTTGCCTTTAACAACTGAAGAGAAAatggaaagaaaaagacagTTGGAAGAATTGCTCAAACCAGCAGAGACAAAAATGTCTAGCTCAAAGCGAAAAAGATTGGACAAATATATTGTAAGTGTCTAG